Genomic window (Deltaproteobacteria bacterium):
GTCCATATCCATGGTGAAGTTGGAACCCTCTATGGGCACCGGCCTCCTGCGGCCAGAGTCATCGGGCTCTCCAAGCTCCATCTGGATACACTCCATGCCCACCACCCAGCCATCCTCATTTCCGATAAAGCGTACGGGGTTGGTCAGGAACTTAAACTGAACCCCCTCCTCCTCGGCGTGGTGGACCTCCTCGGCCCTGGCCGGCAGTTCTGTCTTAGAGCGTCGATAGACGATATAGACATTGTCAGCCCCCAGCCTCAAGGCGGTGCGCGCGGAGTCCATGGCTACATTCCCACCCCCGATCACCGCCACATTCCTCCCCTTGGCAATGGGGGTGTCATATTCCGGAAAGAGATAGGCCTTCATGAGATTGGACCGGGTCAGATACTCATTGGCCGAATAGATCCCGCAGAGGTTCTCCCCGGGGATGTTCATGAAGACAGGCAGTCCTGCCCCCACCCCGAGAAAGACGGCATCATATCCCATCTCAAAGAGTTCGTCCACAGTGAGGATCTTCCCGATGACATAGTTGTATTTGATCTCCACCCCCATCCTCTTGAGATAGTCAACCTCAGCCTCCACGATGGCCTTGGGGAGCCTGAACTCAGGGATGCCATAGACCAAGACCCCTCCTGGCTTATGGAGGGCCTCAAAGATGGTCACCTGGTGCCCCCATTTGACGAGGTCACCGGCCAGGGTAAGACCTGCTGGTCCTGAGCCCACCGCGGCCACCCTCTTTCCTGTGGATGGGGGGATCTCGGGTAGCTCCACAATTCCTTGGGCCCTTTCATAATCGGCCACAAACCGCTCCAGCCTCCCTATGGCCACAGGCTCCTCCTTCTTGCCCAGGACGCATAGGGCCTCACACTGGGTCTCCTGAGGGCAGACCCTGCCACAGATTGCAGGCAGGCTGTTGTCCTCTTTCACCTTTTTGGCAGCACCAAGAAAGTCCCCCTCGGCGACCAGATTGATAAACTCAGGGATCTTCACCCCTACAGGACACCCCTCGATACACTTGGGCTTCTTACACTGTAGACAACGCTTTGCCTCGCGCTGGGCCAATTCAGGGGTATATCCGTAGGGGACCTCGTTAAAGTTCTTGCTCCTCTCCTTGGGATCTTGCTCAGGCATCGGTTGTCTGGGTATCTTTTCCCTCTTTTCTTTTTTGGCCATTTTCTTCCCCCCTCTATTGCCCATGTTCTTCCAAAAATAGATCATAAGATTGCCGCTCTTGCTTT
Coding sequences:
- the gltA gene encoding NADPH-dependent glutamate synthase → MAKKEKREKIPRQPMPEQDPKERSKNFNEVPYGYTPELAQREAKRCLQCKKPKCIEGCPVGVKIPEFINLVAEGDFLGAAKKVKEDNSLPAICGRVCPQETQCEALCVLGKKEEPVAIGRLERFVADYERAQGIVELPEIPPSTGKRVAAVGSGPAGLTLAGDLVKWGHQVTIFEALHKPGGVLVYGIPEFRLPKAIVEAEVDYLKRMGVEIKYNYVIGKILTVDELFEMGYDAVFLGVGAGLPVFMNIPGENLCGIYSANEYLTRSNLMKAYLFPEYDTPIAKGRNVAVIGGGNVAMDSARTALRLGADNVYIVYRRSKTELPARAEEVHHAEEEGVQFKFLTNPVRFIGNEDGWVVGMECIQMELGEPDDSGRRRPVPIEGSNFTMDMDLVVIAVGTGANPVITSTIPNLELNKWGYIVADPETGKTSREGIYAGGDIVTGSATVILAMGAGRNSSKAIHEYLMSKG